A genome region from Segatella copri includes the following:
- a CDS encoding DEAD/DEAH box helicase translates to MIELRDYQKKAVRELKQKMIDMLNDSEDRQKLIFKAPTGAGKTVMVSTLLDELTRDLPMNGQCRYSRVAWVWIAPNKLHQQSYRSMRNFFSERRSLRPVMFDECDHVDGLHPGDVLFLNWESINKDNAVMIRDNEQNRTLYELIRKTKIEQHLPVVVIIDEEHMFAGRNAKKSEMVLQAIQPHIELRVSATPVTQSYHAVLVKRQDVINEEMIKKGIELNPNVKSSKEQSELTVNQRLLKKALEKRKELAEAYKEYGINPLLLIQLPNDSSESMSSKDKTIAEEMQAYLEQVCDISVANGRLAVWLSKDKSPNLQNITHPDDITEVLLFKQAIALGWDCPRASVLLIFRELQSMTFTTQTVGRILRMPEQHFYKNDILNYGYVYTDLSADMINIVGDDMNYISTLYANRKKDLPNITLRSYYTDKHGATRNRLGSQFRSIFYKTMEREWEQNPLLLFSAEDFFEDDGETEDADEMKKKEADMDAKIKLNRYNAKRHGVQTDVSRILVAIPKDTPLTGDSGIVEITDKARLALNASELQNLFTLFCRKNVGGFSKFDSTPVLQGAIESALEEYLQVFSMDVPKVVLYHQNRPRFEELIRKALVTYEATLKRNSKEMTMEYQQSVWQVPETRLYNAAMVRTTEGEIFNHALYPYFEQITASRPEQEFARWLDDKMEYVEWWYKNGDEGKQHFAVPYTDSGSRKRCFYVDFIVRLKSGTICLFDTKTKGSDADAPEKNNALLDYISSYQATDKKIVGGVLIKDEGTSNWYYPGGVIENTDNIDGWSALHLETL, encoded by the coding sequence ATGATAGAACTACGAGATTACCAGAAAAAGGCGGTGCGTGAACTGAAACAGAAGATGATTGACATGCTCAATGATTCTGAAGACCGCCAAAAGTTGATATTCAAGGCTCCTACAGGAGCAGGAAAAACGGTGATGGTGAGTACCTTGCTGGATGAGCTGACTCGTGACCTACCTATGAATGGGCAGTGCCGATATTCTCGTGTAGCATGGGTTTGGATTGCTCCTAACAAGTTGCATCAGCAGAGTTATCGCTCCATGCGCAATTTCTTTAGTGAACGAAGGTCGTTGCGTCCTGTTATGTTTGATGAGTGTGATCATGTGGATGGTCTGCATCCTGGCGATGTGCTCTTTTTAAACTGGGAGAGCATCAATAAGGATAATGCCGTCATGATTCGTGACAATGAGCAGAACCGCACGCTCTACGAACTGATACGGAAGACCAAGATAGAGCAGCATCTGCCAGTGGTGGTTATCATAGACGAGGAACACATGTTTGCCGGACGTAATGCCAAGAAAAGCGAGATGGTATTGCAAGCTATCCAGCCACACATAGAACTTCGTGTATCAGCAACACCAGTCACCCAAAGCTATCATGCGGTTCTTGTGAAACGTCAAGATGTAATCAATGAAGAAATGATTAAGAAGGGCATAGAACTGAATCCGAATGTAAAGAGCAGTAAGGAACAGTCGGAGCTTACGGTGAACCAGCGTCTCTTGAAGAAGGCTCTCGAAAAGCGAAAGGAACTGGCTGAGGCTTACAAGGAATATGGCATCAATCCGTTATTGCTCATTCAGTTGCCTAATGATAGCAGCGAATCTATGTCGTCGAAGGACAAGACTATCGCCGAGGAGATGCAAGCCTACTTAGAACAGGTTTGCGACATCAGCGTGGCAAATGGCAGGTTGGCTGTATGGCTATCAAAAGATAAATCGCCCAATCTACAGAATATCACTCATCCTGATGATATTACCGAGGTCTTGCTGTTCAAGCAGGCCATAGCCTTGGGCTGGGATTGTCCTCGTGCCTCTGTCCTTCTGATATTCAGAGAATTGCAGAGCATGACTTTTACCACTCAGACCGTGGGACGAATACTCCGAATGCCAGAGCAGCATTTTTATAAGAACGACATTCTGAACTACGGTTATGTTTATACCGACCTTTCGGCAGACATGATTAATATTGTGGGAGATGACATGAACTATATCAGCACCCTCTACGCCAATCGCAAGAAAGACTTGCCGAACATCACGCTCCGTTCTTATTATACGGATAAGCATGGGGCAACAAGAAACCGCTTGGGCTCCCAGTTCCGCAGCATCTTCTATAAGACCATGGAACGGGAATGGGAACAAAACCCGTTGTTGCTCTTCTCTGCAGAAGATTTCTTTGAGGATGATGGTGAGACAGAGGATGCTGACGAGATGAAAAAAAAGGAGGCAGACATGGATGCCAAAATCAAGTTGAATCGCTACAATGCCAAGCGACATGGCGTGCAGACCGATGTATCAAGAATCTTGGTGGCAATCCCGAAGGACACCCCATTGACGGGTGACTCGGGTATCGTGGAGATAACAGACAAGGCAAGGTTGGCTCTGAACGCATCAGAATTGCAGAATCTCTTTACGCTGTTCTGCCGTAAGAATGTTGGTGGGTTCTCCAAATTTGACAGTACGCCAGTCTTGCAAGGAGCCATCGAGAGTGCCTTGGAGGAATACCTGCAAGTCTTTTCGATGGATGTGCCTAAGGTGGTGCTCTATCATCAGAACCGTCCGCGCTTCGAGGAACTGATACGCAAGGCGTTGGTTACCTACGAGGCTACGCTGAAGAGAAATAGCAAGGAGATGACGATGGAATATCAGCAGTCTGTATGGCAAGTGCCGGAGACTCGTCTCTATAATGCGGCAATGGTGAGAACCACGGAAGGCGAAATCTTCAACCATGCCTTGTATCCTTATTTTGAGCAGATTACGGCATCGAGACCCGAGCAAGAGTTTGCGCGTTGGTTGGATGACAAGATGGAATATGTGGAGTGGTGGTACAAGAATGGAGACGAGGGAAAGCAGCATTTCGCCGTGCCTTATACGGATTCGGGAAGTAGAAAACGTTGTTTCTATGTGGATTTCATCGTCAGATTGAAGTCGGGTACCATCTGCCTCTTCGACACCAAAACCAAGGGCAGCGATGCGGATGCGCCAGAAAAGAACAATGCCCTCTTGGATTACATCTCCAGCTATCAAGCTACAGACAAGAAGATTGTGGGTGGCGTGCTCATCAAAGACGAGGGTACGAGCAACTGGTATTATCCTGGAGGCGTTATCGAGAACACAGACAATATAGATGGGTGGTCGGCATTGCATCTGGAAACCCTATAA
- a CDS encoding site-specific DNA-methyltransferase produces MAKKMDLGALRQQILELQIDKELKHDLLEVINEKKHYGLVWEDSSEVAWDDMQDQLPVFVEDESKRLDSAPEGSPNHVLIEGDNLNALAALTYAYAGKIDVIYIDPPYNTGNKDFIYNDTFVDKEDGYRHSKWTSFMNRRLKIAKQLLSEKGVIFISIDEHEVAPLRLLGDKIFSEKNFVGQWNWFKSSTPPALSKKIKRTIEYVLCWKTTANDYTFQGTRKVSKSNDPFTKPQNTFKILTFPADSITCAKKDGVLRAGVYGTSKFPNELLDDLVIENGKNVNEVRFKNRFIWLQDTLDKNIDEGLYIELSAKGVLSYKRSNYSPEVPPNFIDSNVGVDTTENAGRQLQEIFGETVFDYPKPVSLIKYLINFTPSKDSTILDFFAGSGTTLHATMQLNSEDGGHRKCILVTNNENNICEKVTYERNKRVINGYTNQKGEEVPGLTRNNLRYYKTEFVPRDQSSSKSRRALMASLVDLLCIKNNIYQEQETFGGKKFKKNVLRYFKDEAGQMLVVLDERVVSIIIPMIAEVATRQNPLKVYVYSDGAYAYEDEFHKVMPVIELCAMPDAFLQALEGGTDILPKQKYSEAMMKEFQQNEALAMQNEEVVKEALSDDYDYVLKEKEDNVTNDIID; encoded by the coding sequence ATGGCGAAGAAAATGGATTTGGGTGCTTTGCGCCAACAGATATTAGAACTTCAGATAGATAAGGAGTTAAAGCATGATTTGTTGGAGGTTATCAATGAGAAGAAGCATTATGGACTTGTGTGGGAAGATAGCTCAGAAGTGGCTTGGGACGACATGCAAGACCAACTTCCTGTTTTTGTTGAAGACGAAAGTAAGCGTTTGGATTCTGCGCCAGAAGGTTCGCCTAATCATGTGTTGATAGAAGGTGATAACCTCAATGCTCTTGCTGCTCTTACTTATGCTTATGCAGGGAAGATTGATGTAATTTATATCGATCCTCCTTACAATACTGGTAATAAGGACTTTATCTACAACGACACTTTTGTAGATAAAGAAGATGGCTATCGCCATTCTAAATGGACATCGTTTATGAATAGACGATTGAAAATTGCAAAGCAGTTGCTTTCTGAAAAGGGAGTAATATTCATTTCTATTGATGAACATGAAGTTGCACCTTTACGTTTGCTAGGTGATAAGATCTTTTCCGAAAAAAACTTTGTTGGTCAATGGAATTGGTTTAAGTCTTCAACTCCGCCAGCTCTTTCAAAGAAAATCAAGAGAACAATAGAATATGTTCTTTGTTGGAAAACAACAGCAAATGATTATACTTTCCAAGGTACTCGTAAAGTAAGTAAAAGTAATGATCCTTTTACCAAGCCGCAGAATACTTTTAAAATACTGACTTTTCCTGCAGATAGCATTACTTGTGCTAAAAAAGATGGAGTTTTGAGAGCAGGTGTTTATGGGACGAGTAAGTTCCCTAATGAGTTGTTGGATGATTTGGTCATAGAAAATGGCAAGAATGTTAATGAAGTAAGGTTTAAGAATAGGTTTATTTGGTTGCAAGATACTTTGGACAAAAACATAGATGAAGGTTTATATATAGAACTTTCAGCTAAGGGTGTGCTTTCTTATAAGCGTTCTAATTATTCCCCCGAGGTTCCTCCAAACTTTATAGATTCTAATGTAGGGGTTGATACAACAGAAAACGCTGGAAGACAGCTCCAAGAAATCTTTGGAGAAACGGTCTTTGATTATCCCAAACCAGTTTCTTTAATTAAGTACCTTATAAATTTCACGCCATCAAAGGACTCCACCATCCTCGACTTCTTCGCTGGCTCAGGCACTACTCTCCATGCAACGATGCAATTGAACTCAGAAGACGGCGGTCATCGCAAATGTATCTTAGTGACCAACAACGAGAATAACATCTGCGAAAAAGTAACCTACGAGCGAAACAAACGAGTCATTAATGGTTATACGAACCAGAAGGGTGAAGAAGTCCCTGGCTTGACTCGCAATAATCTTCGTTATTATAAAACAGAGTTTGTGCCTCGTGACCAAAGCAGCAGTAAGAGTCGTCGAGCCTTGATGGCTTCTCTTGTTGACCTTCTCTGCATCAAGAACAATATCTATCAAGAGCAAGAAACATTTGGAGGCAAGAAATTTAAGAAGAACGTATTGCGCTATTTTAAGGATGAGGCTGGACAGATGCTTGTTGTCCTCGACGAGCGTGTAGTCAGTATTATCATTCCGATGATAGCTGAGGTTGCGACTAGGCAGAATCCTTTGAAGGTTTATGTTTATAGTGATGGCGCATACGCATATGAGGACGAATTCCATAAAGTCATGCCTGTTATAGAACTGTGTGCCATGCCAGATGCTTTCTTGCAAGCTTTAGAAGGTGGAACGGATATTCTGCCAAAGCAAAAGTATAGTGAGGCTATGATGAAAGAGTTTCAGCAAAACGAGGCACTCGCCATGCAAAACGAGGAGGTTGTGAAAGAAGCTCTCAGCGATGACTATGATTATGTGTTGAAGGAGAAAGAAGATAATGTTACTAATGACATAATAGACTAA
- a CDS encoding acyl-CoA carboxylase subunit beta → MSKQVEKIKELIAKREQARLGGGEKAIEKQHARGKYTARERIEMLVDAGSFEEYDMFKLHRCTNFGMEKKQYLGDGVVAGSATIAGRLVYVYAQDFTVNGGSLSETMAQKICKVMDMAMTMGAPVICMNDSGGARIQEGICALAGYGEIFERNILASGVIPQISAIMGPCAGGAVYSPGLTDFIIMKEQTSYMFLTGPKVVKTVTGEDIDAEHLGGASVHATKSGVTHFAAKTEEEAIEMIKSLLSYIPSNNTEEAPRVECTDPIDRMDDTLNEIIPDDPNQAYDMYKVIGAVTDNGEFFEVQPKFAKNIITGFARFNGQSVGIVANQPAAYAGVLDVNASRKAARFVRFCDAFNIPIVSLVDVPGFLPGTGQEYNAVILHGAQLLYAYGEATVPKITITLRKSYGGSHIVMGCKQLRADLNFAWPSSEIAVMGASGAVAVLCGKEAKAKKEAGEDVKAFLAEKEQEYTDKFANPYQAAQYGYIDDVIEPRNTRFRICRGLAQLATKRQSLPAKKHGCMPM, encoded by the coding sequence ATGAGCAAACAAGTAGAAAAGATTAAGGAGCTGATCGCTAAGCGCGAACAGGCTCGTCTTGGCGGTGGCGAGAAGGCCATCGAGAAGCAGCATGCACGTGGCAAATATACCGCTCGTGAGCGTATCGAAATGTTGGTAGATGCCGGCAGTTTCGAGGAGTATGATATGTTCAAGTTGCATCGTTGCACTAACTTTGGCATGGAGAAGAAGCAGTACCTCGGTGATGGTGTTGTAGCTGGTAGCGCTACTATAGCCGGCCGTCTGGTTTACGTATATGCTCAGGACTTCACCGTAAATGGTGGTTCACTCTCTGAGACTATGGCACAGAAGATCTGCAAGGTAATGGATATGGCTATGACTATGGGTGCACCTGTTATCTGCATGAACGACTCAGGTGGTGCTCGTATTCAGGAAGGTATCTGCGCCCTCGCTGGTTATGGTGAGATTTTCGAGCGCAACATCCTCGCTTCTGGTGTCATCCCACAGATTTCTGCTATCATGGGCCCTTGCGCCGGTGGTGCCGTTTACTCTCCAGGTTTGACCGACTTCATCATCATGAAGGAGCAGACTTCTTACATGTTCCTGACTGGTCCTAAGGTTGTCAAGACCGTAACTGGTGAGGATATCGATGCAGAGCACCTCGGTGGTGCATCTGTTCACGCAACCAAGAGTGGTGTAACCCACTTCGCTGCTAAGACTGAGGAAGAGGCTATCGAGATGATCAAGAGCCTGCTCTCTTACATCCCTAGCAACAATACAGAAGAGGCTCCACGCGTAGAGTGCACAGACCCTATCGACCGCATGGACGATACTCTGAACGAGATTATCCCAGACGATCCTAACCAGGCATACGATATGTATAAGGTGATTGGTGCTGTAACCGATAACGGAGAGTTCTTCGAGGTTCAGCCTAAGTTCGCCAAGAACATCATCACAGGTTTCGCCCGTTTCAATGGTCAGAGCGTTGGTATCGTAGCCAACCAGCCAGCAGCTTATGCAGGTGTACTCGATGTAAACGCTAGCCGCAAGGCAGCCCGCTTCGTCCGTTTCTGCGATGCCTTCAATATTCCTATCGTATCTCTCGTAGACGTACCAGGATTCTTGCCAGGTACAGGTCAGGAGTACAACGCTGTCATCCTCCACGGTGCACAGCTGCTCTACGCTTACGGCGAGGCTACCGTGCCAAAGATTACTATCACATTGCGTAAGAGCTATGGTGGTAGCCATATCGTGATGGGTTGCAAGCAGTTGCGTGCCGATTTGAACTTCGCTTGGCCATCTTCAGAGATTGCCGTAATGGGTGCCAGCGGTGCCGTTGCCGTTCTCTGTGGTAAGGAAGCTAAGGCTAAGAAGGAAGCTGGCGAGGATGTAAAGGCATTCCTGGCAGAGAAGGAGCAGGAGTATACTGACAAGTTTGCTAATCCATATCAGGCAGCTCAGTATGGTTACATCGATGATGTCATCGAGCCACGTAACACCCGTTTCCGCATCTGCCGTGGTTTGGCTCAGCTCGCAACCAAGCGTCAGAGCTTGCCAGCTAAGAAGCATGGCTGTATGCCAATGTAA
- a CDS encoding HesA/MoeB/ThiF family protein yields MIDLTEEQIERYSRHILLQDVGLEGQEKLLNAKVLIIGAGGLGSPVALYLAAAGVGHIGIVDADVVDLSNLQRQVIHQTKDLNTPKVESAKEKMIAINPDVEVTTYHTFLASDNAEEIIKPWDFVIDCTDNFPVKFLINDACVRLGKAFSHGGILRFQGQTFTHLPGTACYRCFFKEPPPAGVVPTSSQAGVLGAIAGMLGTIQAAEALKYFLGVGELLTDRLLTFDAKTMNFRTIKVKKRASCEICGDHPTIDHLIDYEQAACDLKHH; encoded by the coding sequence ATGATAGATTTAACAGAAGAACAGATAGAAAGATACAGCCGCCACATCCTCCTTCAGGATGTAGGCCTCGAGGGACAGGAAAAGCTCCTCAATGCCAAGGTGCTCATCATTGGTGCTGGAGGATTGGGTTCCCCAGTTGCCCTCTACCTCGCTGCGGCTGGCGTGGGACATATCGGTATCGTGGATGCCGATGTGGTTGACCTCAGCAACCTGCAACGACAAGTCATTCACCAGACCAAGGACTTGAACACCCCTAAGGTGGAAAGCGCCAAGGAGAAGATGATTGCCATCAATCCTGATGTGGAGGTAACAACCTACCATACCTTCCTCGCCTCAGACAATGCCGAGGAAATCATCAAGCCATGGGATTTCGTCATTGATTGCACCGACAACTTCCCGGTGAAGTTCCTCATCAATGATGCCTGTGTGCGACTGGGCAAGGCATTCTCGCATGGCGGCATCCTGAGATTCCAGGGGCAGACCTTCACCCATCTGCCAGGCACGGCTTGTTACCGTTGTTTCTTCAAGGAGCCACCTCCAGCAGGCGTTGTTCCTACCAGTAGCCAGGCAGGAGTCCTTGGTGCCATCGCTGGTATGCTCGGAACCATCCAGGCTGCCGAGGCGTTGAAGTACTTCCTCGGTGTGGGCGAACTGCTCACCGACCGATTGCTCACCTTCGATGCCAAGACGATGAACTTCCGCACCATCAAGGTAAAGAAGCGTGCATCCTGCGAAATCTGCGGCGACCACCCTACCATCGATCATCTCATCGATTACGAGCAAGCTGCCTGCGATTTGAAGCACCACTAA
- a CDS encoding AAA family ATPase produces the protein MKLKRIYIENYKTYRRLDLNLEVTSDRPIILIGGANGCGKTTLFDAIYSALYGLKISNKRQFEEIFNSGVKNESGIEGKTIMLEITFSGMVLGQETPYRLCRAYRFVDGKIQESNVLNMNGNSYPYGSGSTAIQRSTNEAIVNKIISANLPAELSNYFLFDAMKTSDLVKEEQINKLIMKNINSVMGFNKYTQLQNAASAYLDEKKAERLENENLRAEYLKLTKQKVELERDVASLNDAYNEALNYANDHKQQYEQLKEGRNSDDVIRDKMRQIEESINCYYQKEKEYRQDAEAISKDLELRVFLPKVANIISTEVELILNEKEQVASARGNILNDQQIEKVTQEVVELLKAKYPQLAEVSISEIIAEIKKAQDASEDYNDKFSYLSDKDVSVLKNLVQQSYSNPYIALDERRENLDLELVDMPKKKEQLEEYKRALTGSDYSIIELYEANDRRIEEIKAKIAEKKASIKELEKKISTYDYDMPQVPDPQYDMLCKLPGFFKTLSRKLLQAKKASIERMMKEQLNINLVIYAGYIGRVELSADDSEETSFKIFHKNGNEIYLSQLNAGAKQTVMQVLLKVLYELGDYDPPVMIDTVMGVLDKESREVIINRYFPDLAHQTILLSTDTEITTETDFKKIVAYVARTYTLHRDQEQQCTTVSEDYFGLQIYDF, from the coding sequence ATGAAACTGAAGCGTATCTACATAGAAAATTATAAGACCTACAGAAGGTTGGACTTAAACTTAGAGGTAACGAGCGACCGTCCCATCATCTTGATAGGTGGTGCCAACGGTTGTGGTAAAACTACGCTCTTCGATGCCATCTATTCTGCACTCTATGGATTGAAGATATCCAACAAGCGCCAGTTTGAGGAAATCTTCAATTCGGGGGTAAAGAACGAGAGCGGTATAGAAGGCAAGACCATCATGTTGGAGATTACTTTCTCTGGGATGGTTTTGGGGCAAGAAACGCCTTATCGGTTGTGTCGTGCCTATCGGTTTGTGGATGGCAAGATACAGGAGAGCAACGTGCTCAATATGAATGGTAACAGTTATCCTTACGGTTCTGGTTCCACAGCTATCCAACGCAGCACCAATGAAGCGATAGTCAACAAGATTATTTCTGCCAATCTGCCTGCTGAATTGAGCAACTATTTCCTCTTTGATGCTATGAAGACTTCTGATCTCGTGAAGGAAGAACAAATCAACAAGCTCATCATGAAGAACATCAATTCGGTGATGGGTTTCAATAAATACACTCAGTTGCAAAATGCAGCCTCGGCTTATCTTGATGAGAAGAAGGCGGAACGCTTGGAGAACGAAAACCTGCGTGCCGAATACTTGAAACTGACCAAACAGAAGGTGGAGCTGGAAAGGGATGTGGCAAGTCTTAACGATGCCTACAACGAAGCTTTGAACTATGCTAATGATCATAAGCAGCAGTATGAGCAACTGAAGGAGGGACGGAACTCGGATGATGTGATTCGTGACAAGATGCGCCAGATAGAGGAGAGCATCAACTGTTACTATCAGAAGGAGAAGGAATACAGACAGGATGCCGAGGCTATCTCGAAGGACTTGGAACTGAGAGTCTTCCTGCCGAAAGTAGCCAACATCATCAGTACGGAAGTGGAACTCATTCTGAACGAGAAGGAGCAGGTGGCTTCGGCAAGGGGAAACATCTTGAACGACCAACAGATAGAAAAGGTGACGCAAGAAGTGGTGGAACTATTGAAAGCAAAGTATCCACAACTTGCCGAGGTGTCTATCTCGGAGATTATAGCTGAAATCAAAAAGGCACAAGATGCGAGCGAAGACTACAACGACAAGTTTAGCTATCTGAGCGACAAGGATGTCAGCGTGCTGAAGAATCTCGTGCAGCAATCCTATTCAAATCCTTATATAGCCCTGGATGAGCGACGTGAGAATTTGGATCTTGAACTGGTGGACATGCCAAAGAAAAAAGAGCAACTCGAAGAGTATAAGCGAGCCTTGACAGGAAGCGACTATAGCATCATCGAACTCTATGAGGCCAACGACCGAAGAATAGAGGAAATAAAAGCCAAGATAGCAGAGAAGAAAGCAAGCATCAAGGAACTGGAGAAGAAAATCTCCACTTACGATTATGATATGCCGCAAGTGCCAGATCCACAGTATGACATGCTTTGCAAGTTGCCTGGTTTCTTCAAGACCCTGTCGAGAAAATTGCTGCAAGCCAAGAAGGCGAGCATTGAACGCATGATGAAGGAGCAGTTGAACATCAACTTGGTGATTTATGCTGGCTATATCGGTAGGGTAGAATTGTCAGCCGATGATTCTGAGGAAACATCCTTCAAGATATTCCACAAGAATGGCAACGAGATTTATCTGAGCCAGTTGAATGCCGGTGCCAAGCAGACGGTGATGCAAGTTCTCTTGAAAGTGCTGTATGAGTTGGGTGACTACGACCCGCCTGTGATGATAGACACCGTGATGGGGGTACTCGACAAGGAGAGCCGAGAGGTAATCATCAATCGATACTTCCCAGACCTGGCTCATCAAACTATTTTGCTCAGTACGGATACGGAGATCACTACCGAGACGGATTTCAAGAAAATCGTGGCATACGTGGCAAGGACCTATACCTTGCATAGAGACCAGGAACAACAGTGTACCACGGTAAGTGAGGATTACTTTGGATTACAAATTTACGATTTCTAG
- a CDS encoding ATP-binding protein codes for MNVQDIKLEGMRILEGTHDLLEEVKYAIEQKLNLSDYSDMVRPVVLNFTTVMRICLLVGLSDKTPRSKAKVEELQTSAGMQPLGGSFFTKSNIKEVFVALIKMRYCDIDADWQNSTFLSKVLFSEMMRGKNILMEEGGIDEWLHYSPLRGGKSLMDIPELNLYVGQYENGMDAALDINSTAIANTQILVAGTTGSGKSNLLAVLINQIRMASADTYYPVNFLLFDYKGEFSDPAHADWLSKFETDSSAILNPMEKPLPFTPFKDFTGRPVNEIHLYSTTLANAICAISSAKIGALMDNRLSEAIIKAYKAKNQKPITFQEVFDHYTMLMPEKKQGDMDSVKSVLNQLILNNIFAEEDKVDLVKGCYIINLGKFDKEGIMAKAIVYFVTSKLNNIYEQLPPQAKNEDRVELRHFTIIDEAHYMLGFENKPLQNLIAVGRNKGMSIILATQNMDSFKKASFDFYANAQYPLIMKQQQQNDGVLKDLFGVSGMALQELKQAIAGLQKGELITKDTQAMTLGIGKHWKKIKVTHLI; via the coding sequence ATGAATGTACAAGATATAAAACTTGAGGGAATGAGAATTCTGGAGGGAACTCATGATTTGCTTGAAGAAGTGAAATATGCTATCGAGCAGAAACTAAACCTTTCGGATTACTCAGATATGGTTCGCCCTGTAGTACTGAACTTTACTACGGTTATGCGAATCTGCCTCCTCGTTGGATTGAGCGATAAGACGCCAAGGAGCAAGGCAAAGGTAGAGGAACTTCAAACCTCAGCTGGTATGCAGCCATTGGGTGGTTCGTTCTTTACCAAGTCGAACATAAAGGAAGTTTTCGTGGCTCTTATTAAAATGCGTTATTGCGACATTGATGCCGACTGGCAGAACTCAACGTTTCTGAGCAAGGTGCTCTTTAGTGAGATGATGAGAGGCAAGAACATCTTGATGGAAGAAGGTGGCATAGATGAGTGGTTGCACTACAGTCCGTTGCGAGGTGGCAAGTCGTTGATGGATATTCCTGAGCTGAATCTCTATGTCGGACAATACGAGAATGGCATGGATGCTGCCCTCGATATTAATAGTACAGCCATCGCCAATACGCAGATATTGGTGGCAGGAACTACTGGTTCAGGAAAGTCAAATTTGCTGGCTGTCCTCATCAACCAAATCAGAATGGCATCGGCTGATACCTACTATCCTGTCAACTTTCTCTTGTTCGATTACAAGGGGGAGTTCTCTGATCCAGCCCATGCCGATTGGCTGTCGAAGTTTGAGACCGATTCCTCTGCCATCTTGAATCCGATGGAGAAACCTTTGCCGTTTACTCCGTTCAAGGACTTTACTGGCAGACCTGTCAATGAAATCCACCTGTATTCCACGACCTTGGCAAATGCCATCTGTGCTATATCTTCCGCTAAGATTGGTGCTTTGATGGATAACAGACTGAGCGAAGCTATCATCAAAGCCTACAAGGCGAAGAACCAGAAACCAATCACCTTTCAGGAAGTTTTTGATCATTATACGATGTTGATGCCCGAGAAGAAACAGGGTGATATGGATAGTGTAAAATCAGTCTTAAACCAGTTGATTCTGAATAATATTTTTGCAGAGGAAGACAAGGTAGATTTGGTGAAAGGTTGTTATATTATCAATTTAGGAAAGTTTGACAAGGAAGGTATCATGGCAAAGGCTATCGTATATTTCGTGACATCTAAGTTGAACAATATCTATGAGCAACTGCCTCCACAGGCAAAGAATGAGGACAGGGTGGAACTACGCCATTTCACCATCATTGATGAGGCTCACTATATGCTTGGTTTCGAAAACAAGCCTTTACAGAACTTGATAGCTGTGGGTAGAAACAAGGGTATGAGCATCATCCTTGCTACACAGAATATGGATTCGTTTAAGAAAGCCTCTTTTGATTTCTATGCCAATGCCCAATATCCTCTCATTATGAAGCAACAGCAACAGAATGATGGAGTGTTGAAAGATTTGTTTGGTGTGAGTGGTATGGCTCTGCAGGAGCTGAAGCAAGCTATTGCTGGTTTGCAGAAGGGTGAACTGATAACCAAGGATACTCAGGCTATGACCCTCGGCATCGGCAAACATTGGAAGAAAATTAAGGTTACTCATCTTATTTGA
- a CDS encoding biotin/lipoyl-containing protein: MKEFKYTIDGKEYKVQIDAVEGNIASVNVNGEAYKVEMEQEAEPEKKKVVLGQPAAASDDAEATPAANVNTANAVKAPLPGTITSIEVAVGQEVKAGDTVVVLEAMKMQNNIEAEKDGKVTAICVKPGQAVLEEDALVVIE; the protein is encoded by the coding sequence ATGAAAGAGTTTAAATATACAATTGACGGAAAAGAATACAAGGTTCAGATTGACGCTGTTGAGGGTAACATCGCAAGCGTGAACGTGAATGGCGAAGCTTACAAGGTTGAGATGGAACAGGAGGCTGAGCCAGAGAAGAAGAAGGTTGTGCTTGGTCAGCCAGCTGCTGCATCTGATGATGCTGAGGCTACTCCAGCTGCCAACGTAAATACAGCCAATGCTGTAAAGGCTCCTCTCCCTGGTACTATCACCAGCATCGAGGTAGCTGTTGGTCAGGAGGTGAAGGCAGGTGATACTGTTGTCGTTCTCGAGGCTATGAAGATGCAGAACAACATCGAGGCTGAGAAGGATGGTAAGGTAACCGCTATCTGCGTTAAGCCTGGTCAGGCTGTGCTCGAAGAGGATGCACTCGTAGTTATCGAGTAA